One Yoonia sp. BS5-3 genomic window carries:
- a CDS encoding MFS transporter gives MKALAERLPAYTGFAAVLAGAGLPIYIYAPKYYADTYGVSLTALGAVLFGLRLIDVVQDPVLGWLSERLNRSKKQIITAVAGLLALSMIGLFAVRPPVDPLWWFGITITGLFTAFSFLSINFYAQGISKAGNDPQGHMRLAAWRESGALLGVCIAAVIPTALAGMVAAPFAAFAYGFAAVTLIAAVFMWPEWKEQASPEPSYIKDILRDRTARKLLILALINAAPLAVSSTLFLFYVESKLQAAGWEGGLLVLFFLAAAVSSPLWSMLARHFGAKPVLITAMVLAVASFGYTLTLSAGDVIPFAIVCVLSGATIGADLTLLPAMFAKRMSVISPNGGQGFGLWNLVNKFTLAFAAVLLLPLLERSGFVAGQSDLPPEAITMLTVLYALVPSLLKLVAIGLLFATKFEDD, from the coding sequence ATGAAAGCCCTGGCTGAGCGGCTGCCGGCCTATACCGGCTTTGCCGCTGTGCTGGCCGGGGCGGGCCTGCCGATTTATATCTACGCACCAAAATATTATGCGGATACTTACGGGGTCAGCCTGACAGCGCTGGGCGCGGTTCTGTTTGGGTTGCGGCTGATCGATGTGGTGCAGGACCCGGTTCTTGGCTGGCTGAGCGAGCGGCTGAACCGCAGCAAAAAGCAGATCATCACAGCCGTTGCGGGGCTGCTGGCCCTGTCCATGATCGGACTTTTTGCGGTCAGACCGCCGGTCGATCCACTCTGGTGGTTCGGGATCACGATCACCGGGCTTTTCACGGCCTTCAGCTTCCTTTCGATCAATTTCTACGCGCAAGGGATCAGCAAGGCTGGCAACGACCCGCAAGGGCATATGCGCCTGGCGGCATGGCGCGAAAGCGGGGCGTTATTGGGGGTCTGCATCGCGGCGGTAATCCCAACGGCATTGGCCGGAATGGTCGCGGCACCTTTTGCGGCGTTTGCCTATGGCTTTGCCGCCGTGACCCTGATCGCCGCGGTTTTCATGTGGCCCGAATGGAAAGAGCAGGCCAGCCCAGAGCCATCATATATCAAAGATATCCTGCGTGACCGGACCGCCCGCAAACTACTGATCCTGGCGCTGATCAACGCAGCACCGCTGGCTGTCTCATCCACGCTTTTTCTATTCTATGTCGAAAGCAAATTGCAGGCGGCAGGCTGGGAAGGGGGGCTTTTGGTCCTGTTCTTTCTGGCAGCGGCCGTGTCATCGCCGCTGTGGTCAATGTTGGCGCGGCACTTTGGGGCAAAGCCTGTTTTGATCACCGCCATGGTCCTGGCCGTTGCGTCATTTGGCTACACGCTCACTTTATCTGCGGGGGATGTGATCCCTTTCGCGATTGTCTGCGTATTAAGTGGAGCAACGATCGGGGCAGACCTGACACTTTTGCCTGCGATGTTTGCAAAACGCATGTCCGTCATCTCGCCCAATGGGGGGCAAGGCTTTGGGCTTTGGAACCTGGTGAACAAATTCACCCTGGCTTTCGCGGCAGTGCTTTTGCTGCCGCTTCTGGAACGATCCGGCTTTGTGGCAGGGCAATCTGATTTGCCGCCCGAGGCGATAACCATGCTGACGGTGCTTTACGCGCTGGTGCCGTCGCTTTTGAAACTTGTGGCAATCGGCCTGCTGTTTGCTACCAAATTCGAGGACGATTGA
- a CDS encoding DNA recombination protein RmuC → MIQIGDQSYAFDDPAVIGTGLAALIALLIVILLIITVRRAGRSTQTAEYVAGQMGRLAQDIGVLNQGQHTLAGSIKTVSEQQASGQSQVLQNMEQRLAEVRQQMTDQLHESQRRSALAMAEMQDKMKESLTGSSEKTTKSLTELQERLATIDKAQTNIEKLSGDVLSLQDILSNKQTRGAFGEIQLQDIVSKALPADSYSWQATLSNGKRPDCLVHLPNPPGPIVIDAKFPLEAYELLMAAETKPDRERALSAFGAAIKTHIKKISEDYLIEGETADGALMFLPSEAVYAELHARLPEVVRFGFAQRVWIVSPTTCMATLNTMRAILKDARMREQTGAIRKELSLLGGDVDRLVTRVGNLDRHFGQAAKDIEDIKISAEKAGKRAHRLDNFDFAEIAPEADATIVPLTRPKD, encoded by the coding sequence ATGATTCAGATTGGCGACCAAAGCTATGCATTTGATGACCCGGCAGTGATCGGCACTGGGCTGGCTGCGCTGATCGCGCTGCTGATCGTGATCCTGCTGATCATCACAGTCCGGCGGGCAGGGCGTTCGACGCAGACGGCGGAATATGTGGCCGGGCAGATGGGGCGGCTGGCCCAGGATATCGGGGTGCTGAACCAAGGGCAGCACACGCTGGCAGGCAGCATCAAGACCGTCAGCGAACAGCAGGCCAGCGGGCAGTCTCAGGTTTTGCAAAACATGGAACAGCGGCTGGCCGAAGTGCGCCAGCAAATGACCGATCAGTTGCATGAAAGCCAGCGGCGGTCCGCATTGGCGATGGCCGAGATGCAGGACAAGATGAAGGAAAGCCTGACGGGGTCATCCGAAAAGACAACCAAAAGCCTGACCGAATTGCAGGAGCGGCTGGCGACCATCGACAAGGCGCAGACGAATATCGAAAAGCTGTCAGGTGACGTGCTGTCCTTGCAAGACATCCTGTCGAACAAACAGACACGCGGGGCATTTGGGGAAATCCAACTGCAGGATATCGTGTCCAAGGCGCTGCCCGCCGATAGTTATTCCTGGCAGGCGACATTATCCAACGGCAAGCGGCCCGATTGTCTGGTGCATCTGCCCAATCCTCCGGGGCCGATTGTGATCGACGCCAAATTCCCGCTGGAGGCCTATGAACTGCTCATGGCGGCCGAAACGAAACCCGACCGGGAACGCGCGCTCAGCGCATTTGGGGCCGCGATCAAAACCCATATCAAAAAGATATCCGAGGATTATCTGATCGAAGGGGAAACTGCCGACGGGGCTTTGATGTTCTTGCCGTCCGAGGCAGTCTATGCCGAATTGCACGCGCGCCTGCCCGAAGTGGTCCGCTTTGGGTTTGCGCAACGGGTCTGGATCGTGTCACCGACGACATGCATGGCAACGCTGAACACGATGCGGGCCATATTGAAAGATGCGCGGATGCGCGAACAAACCGGCGCGATCCGCAAAGAACTTAGCCTGCTTGGCGGCGATGTGGATCGGCTGGTGACGCGGGTCGGCAATCTTGACCGGCATTTTGGGCAGGCGGCGAAAGATATCGAAGATATCAAAATATCAGCCGAAAAAGCGGGTAAACGCGCGCATCGGCTGGATAATTTCGATTTTGCAGAAATCGCGCCCGAGGCTGACGCAACAATCGTGCCACTAACGCGGCCCAAAGACTAG
- a CDS encoding ChrR family anti-sigma-E factor, with amino-acid sequence MKQIKHHLTEPLLMGYAAGTLPEAFSLVVASHISMCDTCRAALAEYEAVGGEVMMGASPVDMAADSLAATMALIESGHSAPPIARKQAAGGVFPAPLADYVGGDLKDVKWRKVGGGVSQMILNTDGDATVRLLRIPAGTAVPDHGHRGTELTLVLQGAFVDETDRFAAGDIEVANEDLHHTPVAEEGADCICLAATDAPLRFTGLMPRIAQRFVGI; translated from the coding sequence ATGAAACAGATTAAGCATCACCTGACCGAGCCTTTGTTGATGGGCTATGCTGCGGGCACGCTGCCCGAGGCGTTTAGCCTCGTTGTCGCCTCGCATATTTCGATGTGCGACACTTGCCGCGCCGCTTTGGCCGAATATGAAGCTGTGGGCGGTGAAGTCATGATGGGCGCCTCGCCGGTCGATATGGCAGCCGATTCCCTGGCCGCGACCATGGCTTTGATTGAAAGCGGTCACAGCGCCCCGCCAATTGCACGCAAGCAAGCCGCCGGCGGCGTCTTTCCCGCCCCCTTGGCCGATTATGTTGGTGGGGATTTGAAAGATGTGAAATGGCGCAAAGTCGGTGGCGGTGTCAGCCAGATGATCCTGAATACGGATGGCGATGCAACGGTCCGCCTGTTGCGCATTCCCGCAGGTACGGCGGTGCCGGACCATGGCCATCGCGGCACCGAACTGACGTTGGTCCTGCAGGGCGCGTTTGTCGATGAAACCGACCGGTTCGCTGCTGGCGATATCGAAGTGGCCAATGAAGACCTGCATCACACACCCGTGGCCGAAGAAGGTGCTGATTGCATCTGTCTGGCAGCAACTGACGCCCCATTGCGCTTTACCGGCTTGATGCCCCGTATCGCACAGCGTTTTGTGGGCATCTAG
- a CDS encoding NAD-dependent epimerase/dehydratase family protein — MRILIVGGTGFLGKATAEAAVAAGHHVTVMTRSGRNVAKGAQSLIADRTAPLPDLSGQFDAVIDTCAYAPDMVRQLAQAVGCVHYCLVSSISVYDQMTVPQFDESAHAPPATDADLALADAVPAALRGKADPYGAAYGRLKRSCELAAEDAFAGRCTHIRLGLIVGPQDYTDRFTWWVRRLDRDGLAYVPGPEDRNMQIIDVRDAAAFLLKATAAQNCDTFHLTGQPMGFATMLAGILGQTGKDVAITYLPLAAFTAAGQRHWTDLPLILPDDPAFAQMLNVSTAKAQKAGLVTRALAETVLSVLGWDRARRDHPLICGMPAEAEAQVAAANAAR; from the coding sequence ATGCGTATTTTGATTGTAGGCGGCACCGGTTTTCTGGGAAAAGCCACGGCCGAGGCAGCGGTTGCGGCCGGGCATCATGTGACGGTCATGACCCGCTCGGGTCGTAACGTGGCTAAGGGTGCCCAAAGCCTGATTGCCGATCGCACTGCCCCATTGCCGGATCTGTCCGGCCAGTTTGATGCAGTGATCGATACCTGTGCCTACGCCCCGGACATGGTGCGCCAATTGGCGCAGGCCGTGGGCTGCGTGCATTATTGCCTGGTGTCGTCCATTTCCGTTTATGATCAGATGACCGTGCCGCAATTTGACGAAAGTGCCCATGCCCCGCCTGCGACCGACGCGGATTTGGCATTGGCAGATGCCGTGCCCGCTGCGTTGCGCGGCAAGGCCGATCCTTATGGTGCAGCTTACGGGCGGCTTAAACGGTCATGCGAGCTGGCGGCAGAAGATGCATTTGCCGGGCGCTGCACGCATATTCGGCTAGGTCTGATCGTGGGGCCGCAGGATTACACCGACCGCTTCACATGGTGGGTGCGCCGTTTAGACCGGGATGGCCTTGCCTATGTGCCGGGACCCGAAGATCGGAACATGCAGATCATCGATGTCCGGGACGCCGCCGCTTTTCTGCTAAAGGCGACGGCAGCCCAGAATTGCGACACGTTTCACCTGACCGGGCAGCCGATGGGTTTTGCCACGATGCTGGCCGGGATTCTGGGCCAGACGGGCAAAGATGTGGCGATCACATATCTTCCCCTTGCGGCCTTCACCGCAGCAGGGCAACGGCATTGGACCGATTTGCCGCTGATCTTGCCCGATGATCCGGCCTTTGCGCAGATGCTGAATGTTTCAACCGCCAAGGCGCAAAAAGCGGGGCTTGTCACGCGCGCCCTGGCTGAAACAGTGCTGTCCGTGCTTGGCTGGGACCGGGCGCGCCGGGATCATCCGCTGATCTGCGGGATGCCCGCTGAGGCCGAGGCGCAGGTTGCAGCAGCGAACGCCGCCCGTTAA
- a CDS encoding YARHG domain-containing protein: MMVRFLLLFMLLPNLLMAQSDAACEELWFARNAMASSAGYCFSSPLGQAVFDNADCTTSSPAVGAQATIMVNRILAQEADRSCRVDTDQPQFQTIRWPTDPRLDLALRLDLDVQPPEPADSLNEFSCMDRVGEAETVFAAPDRNARVLGAWRPGGDLRFQHDILLQDETLASLFEIFYDEGAFPGSRGWVFGHVQNDDGPGVVGWLFLPHSEYLAPLDTGGVCGRIAG, from the coding sequence ATGATGGTTCGGTTTCTATTACTGTTCATGTTGCTACCCAATCTGCTGATGGCCCAAAGCGATGCAGCCTGCGAAGAGCTGTGGTTTGCGCGTAATGCCATGGCTAGTAGCGCGGGCTATTGCTTTTCCAGCCCGCTTGGACAGGCCGTTTTTGACAATGCCGATTGCACGACCAGCTCGCCTGCTGTGGGGGCCCAGGCAACCATCATGGTAAACCGAATTCTCGCGCAGGAAGCGGATCGAAGCTGCCGGGTGGATACAGATCAGCCCCAGTTTCAAACAATCCGGTGGCCCACCGATCCCCGCCTTGATTTGGCCCTGCGCCTGGATCTGGATGTGCAGCCGCCTGAACCTGCTGATTCCCTGAACGAATTTTCCTGCATGGACCGTGTAGGTGAAGCCGAAACCGTTTTTGCCGCGCCTGATCGCAATGCCCGCGTGCTTGGCGCCTGGCGCCCCGGAGGTGATCTGCGTTTTCAGCATGATATCTTGCTGCAAGACGAAACGCTCGCTTCACTTTTTGAAATTTTTTACGACGAAGGTGCGTTTCCCGGCAGCCGGGGCTGGGTGTTTGGCCATGTGCAAAATGATGATGGACCCGGCGTGGTCGGCTGGCTGTTTCTGCCCCACTCAGAATATCTGGCGCCGCTTGACACGGGCGGCGTTTGCGGGCGGATCGCGGGCTAG
- a CDS encoding phosphomannomutase, which yields MPPKFGTSGLRGLVTELTTDCVTRYITAFVQSCETGTGLFIAHDLRNSSPGLAETVAKAACDLGVDVTLCGPVPTPALALVAIEAGAAAVMVTGSHIPADRNGLKFYTPQGEISKVEETAILTALDQSPEPAKPGVIHRDDSAAQAYIARYTGAFGQALRGLRIGLYAHSAVGRDLMAQLLGDLGAEVMTLGHSDVFVPVDTEAVPADIRAQFIEWAGAYRCDAIVSTDGDGDRPMLADENGAIIPGDLMGQITAAALGARRVVTPISSNTGVFRSGFAQVLSTKIGSPFVIAGMAQLGGDVVGYEANGGFLLGFEGAGPTGPLPPLMTRDAVLPLIATLTASRGGGLAARAAAEPARFTAADRLQEVPVTRSQALVQRLTADTDARDQFVAGLGGVASDINTLDGLRMTLDDGRIIHLRPSGNAPELRLYVEAGTPEDAARTLKSGLAQMAKAVAV from the coding sequence ATGCCACCCAAGTTCGGCACCAGTGGTCTGCGCGGTCTTGTGACCGAGCTTACGACCGATTGCGTCACGCGTTATATCACCGCGTTTGTACAATCCTGCGAGACGGGAACGGGGCTTTTCATCGCGCATGATTTGCGCAATTCCTCGCCTGGGCTAGCCGAAACTGTTGCAAAAGCGGCCTGCGATTTGGGCGTGGACGTCACATTATGTGGCCCCGTGCCCACCCCGGCGCTTGCCTTGGTCGCAATTGAGGCAGGCGCCGCGGCCGTTATGGTCACAGGCAGCCATATCCCCGCAGACCGCAATGGGCTTAAATTTTATACCCCCCAAGGCGAGATTTCCAAAGTTGAGGAGACCGCGATCCTGACCGCATTAGATCAGTCCCCCGAACCGGCCAAACCGGGTGTGATCCACCGGGATGACAGCGCGGCTCAGGCCTATATCGCCCGTTATACCGGCGCTTTCGGGCAGGCTTTGCGGGGGCTGCGCATCGGCCTTTACGCCCACAGTGCGGTCGGGCGCGATTTGATGGCCCAGCTGCTGGGCGATTTGGGCGCCGAGGTGATGACCTTGGGCCATTCTGATGTGTTTGTGCCCGTCGATACCGAAGCGGTTCCGGCCGATATTCGCGCGCAATTCATAGAATGGGCCGGCGCATATCGGTGCGATGCGATTGTCTCAACCGATGGTGACGGGGACAGACCAATGCTGGCGGATGAAAACGGGGCGATCATCCCCGGTGACCTGATGGGCCAAATCACCGCCGCCGCGCTGGGCGCCCGCCGGGTTGTCACGCCGATCTCATCAAATACGGGGGTTTTTCGTAGCGGTTTTGCGCAGGTCTTATCAACCAAGATCGGCTCGCCCTTTGTGATCGCGGGTATGGCGCAGCTGGGCGGCGACGTGGTTGGGTATGAGGCAAATGGCGGCTTTCTGCTTGGTTTTGAAGGCGCGGGGCCGACTGGGCCGCTTCCGCCCTTGATGACGCGCGACGCGGTACTGCCCCTGATCGCGACCTTGACCGCCAGCCGCGGCGGCGGTCTGGCGGCGCGCGCGGCCGCCGAACCGGCACGGTTCACCGCCGCTGACCGGCTGCAAGAGGTGCCTGTCACCCGCTCTCAAGCCCTGGTGCAGCGTTTGACGGCAGATACAGATGCGCGCGACCAATTCGTGGCCGGGCTGGGCGGCGTAGCCTCGGATATCAACACGCTCGATGGGCTGCGGATGACATTGGATGATGGCCGGATCATCCATTTGCGCCCCTCCGGCAACGCCCCGGAACTGCGGCTATATGTAGAGGCAGGAACCCCGGAAGACGCGGCGCGCACGCTGAAATCAGGGCTGGCACAAATGGCCAAAGCGGTTGCGGTTTAA
- a CDS encoding DUF1365 domain-containing protein, whose product MTQPIHHIAGETYHGRRGATKNAFRYSIDYVLLDAESAPKTPRLFGRNGGGLMSLHDSDHGGPPKEGRGAAWVRDILQAHDIPAPARIELLAQPRVLGHVFNPVSFWLCYDDALTTVIAEVTNTFGDRHSYLCRHDDGRAITKADTIAAKKLMHVSPFQPMEGGYVFRFDISADDINIWIDYSCGQGGLIATLKGARKPITNGSILRALFRRPLGSRRVLTLIHWQALKLWMKGVRYRPQPAPPAEEVSR is encoded by the coding sequence GTGACCCAGCCCATCCATCATATCGCAGGCGAGACGTATCACGGCAGGCGCGGGGCAACCAAAAACGCCTTTCGGTATTCCATCGACTATGTACTGCTGGACGCCGAAAGCGCGCCCAAAACGCCGCGTCTTTTTGGACGCAACGGTGGGGGCCTGATGTCGCTGCATGACAGCGACCATGGCGGTCCGCCGAAAGAGGGGCGCGGCGCGGCTTGGGTGCGCGACATTTTGCAGGCGCATGACATTCCGGCCCCGGCCCGGATTGAACTATTGGCCCAACCACGGGTGCTGGGGCATGTGTTCAACCCGGTGTCTTTCTGGCTGTGCTATGATGATGCGCTGACCACCGTGATTGCCGAAGTAACCAATACTTTTGGCGATCGGCATTCCTATCTTTGCAGACATGATGATGGGCGGGCGATCACAAAGGCAGATACAATCGCGGCCAAGAAACTGATGCATGTTTCGCCTTTTCAGCCAATGGAAGGCGGATATGTGTTTCGATTTGATATTTCTGCAGATGATATCAATATTTGGATCGACTATAGCTGCGGACAAGGCGGGCTGATTGCAACGCTCAAGGGCGCGCGCAAGCCGATCACGAATGGCTCTATCCTGCGGGCGTTGTTCCGGCGGCCACTGGGGTCACGCCGGGTGCTGACCTTGATCCATTGGCAAGCACTGAAGCTTTGGATGAAAGGGGTGCGCTACCGGCCGCAACCGGCCCCACCGGCGGAAGAGGTCAGCAGATGA
- the mutL gene encoding DNA mismatch repair endonuclease MutL, whose amino-acid sequence MAIADPQIKAPPVIRQLDDAAINRIAAGEVLERPASAVKELVENSIDAGAARIEIDIADGGKTLIRVTDDGCGIAPDDLPMALSRHATSKIDGSDLLNITSFGFRGEALPSLGAVGRLTITSRAAGEEAAMISVAGGSAAPVRPAALSGGTVITLRDMFYATPARLKFLRTDRAESQAIGDVVKRLAMAEPFVTFILRDTSNGDQRTTFRADAETGDLFDALHGRLRTILGRDFADNALRLDTQREGFHLTGYAALPTYSRGAAVAQFLFVNGRPVRDKMLLGALRAAYMDVLSRDRHPVAALFVDCDPTLVDVNVHPAKSEVRFRDPGTVRGLIVSGLRHALAEAGHRASTTVADATLGAMQPQKPSAPIYQMDRPSFSARSMTFQAQAPQMQPGFNEAPSARIEPVEENAQDHLPLGAARAQVHENYIIAQTETGIVIVDQHAAHERLVYEKLKTQMAENGVAAQALLIPEIVEMTEAEAAHLMSIADDLAKLGLTLEPFGGGAIAVRETPAILGEVNAQAMLRDILDELADQGESASVKAQIDAILSRVACHGSIRSGRRMQGPEMNALLREMEATPLSGQCNHGRPTYVELQLSDIERLFGRT is encoded by the coding sequence ATGGCAATCGCAGACCCCCAGATAAAGGCGCCCCCGGTGATCCGGCAGCTTGATGACGCCGCAATCAACCGGATTGCAGCCGGCGAAGTGCTTGAGCGGCCTGCCTCTGCCGTCAAAGAGCTGGTCGAGAACAGCATCGACGCCGGGGCGGCCCGGATTGAGATTGATATCGCCGATGGCGGCAAGACGCTGATCCGTGTGACCGATGATGGCTGCGGGATTGCGCCGGATGACTTGCCAATGGCGTTGTCGCGGCACGCGACCTCAAAAATTGATGGCTCTGACCTTTTGAACATCACCTCATTCGGGTTCCGGGGCGAGGCGCTGCCATCGCTTGGGGCTGTGGGTCGTTTGACCATCACCTCGCGCGCCGCAGGCGAAGAGGCTGCGATGATCAGCGTTGCGGGCGGCAGTGCCGCGCCGGTCCGGCCCGCCGCCCTGTCTGGCGGCACCGTCATCACCCTGCGCGATATGTTCTACGCCACCCCCGCCCGGCTGAAATTCCTGCGCACGGACCGCGCGGAAAGCCAGGCCATTGGCGATGTCGTCAAACGACTGGCCATGGCAGAGCCTTTCGTGACCTTCATCCTGCGCGATACCTCAAACGGGGATCAGCGCACGACCTTTCGGGCGGACGCGGAAACCGGCGATCTATTTGATGCGCTGCACGGGCGGCTGCGCACAATTCTGGGCCGCGATTTCGCGGACAATGCGCTGCGTCTCGACACCCAACGCGAGGGGTTTCACCTGACCGGCTATGCGGCTCTGCCCACATATTCGCGCGGCGCTGCGGTGGCGCAGTTCCTGTTCGTGAACGGCCGCCCTGTGCGGGACAAGATGCTGCTGGGCGCGTTACGGGCGGCCTATATGGACGTGCTGTCGCGGGACAGGCATCCGGTGGCGGCCTTATTCGTGGATTGCGACCCCACGCTTGTGGACGTCAACGTGCATCCGGCCAAGTCCGAGGTCCGCTTTCGCGATCCCGGCACCGTGCGCGGCTTGATCGTCTCAGGCCTGCGCCACGCGCTGGCCGAGGCTGGGCATCGCGCGTCAACCACCGTGGCCGATGCGACTCTTGGCGCGATGCAACCGCAAAAGCCCAGCGCCCCAATTTATCAAATGGATCGGCCCAGTTTCAGCGCCCGCTCAATGACATTTCAGGCGCAGGCGCCCCAGATGCAGCCCGGCTTTAACGAGGCGCCATCGGCCCGGATTGAACCGGTGGAGGAGAACGCGCAGGATCATCTGCCCCTTGGCGCCGCACGCGCGCAGGTGCATGAAAACTACATCATCGCGCAGACCGAAACCGGGATCGTGATCGTCGATCAGCACGCTGCCCATGAACGGTTGGTTTATGAAAAGCTCAAAACCCAGATGGCCGAAAATGGTGTCGCTGCGCAGGCGCTTTTGATCCCTGAAATCGTTGAGATGACCGAAGCAGAAGCGGCGCATTTGATGAGCATCGCAGATGATCTGGCCAAGCTTGGACTGACATTGGAACCCTTTGGCGGCGGGGCGATTGCTGTGCGCGAAACCCCCGCCATTCTGGGCGAGGTGAACGCCCAAGCCATGCTGCGCGACATTCTTGATGAGCTCGCCGATCAAGGTGAAAGCGCCAGTGTCAAAGCCCAGATCGACGCGATCCTCAGCCGGGTTGCCTGCCATGGCTCAATCCGGTCGGGGCGGCGGATGCAGGGCCCCGAGATGAACGCCCTTCTGCGCGAGATGGAGGCGACCCCCCTGTCAGGTCAATGCAATCACGGGCGGCCGACCTATGTGGAACTGCAACTGTCCGATATTGAGCGGTTGTTCGGGCGCACATGA
- a CDS encoding FAD-dependent oxidoreductase, translating into MPFETATNRPRKIAVIGAGISGMGAAHALSKDHHVVLFEAERRLGGHARTRFAGPNNDQAVDTGFIVFNDANYPNLTALFDHLDVPIVDSNMSFGASFNGGEMEYALQDLNSLFATRSNIVNPKFYRMLRDLIRFNRDGLAASQNDESLTVGGLMKKLRLSDYFRDHYLLPFSGAIWSTPKEKILDFPAYAMMRFFDNHALLSASGQHQWYTVDGGSHQYVTRLEADMRKRGIDMRLGAPIQGVRRDPFGADVRAIGGDWERFDEVVFATHSDDTLAILSDATQSEKDVLGAVRYQPNRIVLHSDTSVMPKRRQVWSSWTYTEDNQRNAQEIDLTYWMNSLQPWLKGQDFMVTLNSKRPIREDLIWDEVTLRHPVYDLAALKAQQDAAAMNGSNRTWFCGAWMKNGFHEDGLSSALDVVHALNAAEHLDIAAE; encoded by the coding sequence ATGCCATTTGAAACTGCAACGAACCGGCCACGCAAAATCGCAGTGATCGGGGCCGGGATATCTGGCATGGGGGCAGCGCATGCGTTGTCAAAAGACCACCACGTCGTCTTGTTCGAGGCGGAACGACGCCTGGGGGGGCATGCGCGCACCCGCTTTGCCGGGCCCAATAATGATCAGGCGGTCGATACCGGATTTATCGTCTTTAATGATGCCAATTACCCAAACCTGACAGCACTGTTTGATCATCTGGACGTGCCGATTGTCGACAGTAACATGAGCTTTGGTGCCTCATTCAATGGCGGCGAGATGGAATATGCGCTGCAGGACCTAAATTCACTTTTCGCAACGCGCAGCAACATCGTGAACCCGAAATTTTACCGGATGTTGCGCGATCTGATCCGGTTCAACCGCGATGGGCTGGCGGCAAGTCAAAACGACGAAAGCCTGACCGTCGGCGGCTTGATGAAAAAGCTACGGCTGAGCGATTACTTTCGCGATCACTACCTGCTGCCCTTCTCCGGCGCGATCTGGTCCACGCCCAAGGAAAAGATACTCGACTTCCCCGCCTATGCCATGATGCGGTTTTTCGACAATCACGCATTGCTCAGCGCGTCGGGGCAGCATCAATGGTACACGGTTGATGGCGGCTCGCATCAATATGTGACCCGGCTTGAGGCCGATATGCGCAAACGGGGCATCGATATGCGGCTCGGCGCGCCGATCCAAGGGGTGCGCCGTGACCCGTTTGGGGCAGATGTCCGCGCAATCGGTGGTGATTGGGAACGGTTTGATGAGGTGGTCTTTGCCACCCATTCCGACGACACACTGGCGATCCTGTCCGATGCGACGCAATCCGAAAAAGACGTGCTTGGCGCTGTGCGCTACCAGCCAAACCGGATTGTCCTGCATTCAGACACTTCCGTTATGCCCAAGCGGCGGCAGGTCTGGTCATCCTGGACCTATACCGAAGACAACCAACGCAACGCGCAAGAGATCGACCTGACCTATTGGATGAACTCACTGCAGCCGTGGCTGAAGGGGCAGGATTTCATGGTGACCCTGAACAGCAAACGGCCTATCCGCGAAGATCTGATCTGGGATGAGGTCACGCTGCGTCATCCGGTCTATGATCTGGCCGCGCTGAAAGCCCAGCAGGATGCGGCCGCCATGAACGGCTCAAACCGGACATGGTTCTGTGGGGCCTGGATGAAAAACGGCTTCCACGAAGACGGGCTGTCCAGCGCGCTGGATGTGGTGCACGCGCTGAACGCGGCCGAACATCTGGACATCGCAGCAGAGTGA
- a CDS encoding sigma-70 family RNA polymerase sigma factor: MLNETQVLPKTDASRQVSAYNGLKARGFRKPGAQKVTIEETSKRKAWIIQVEAVRDHKDKAAFAEIFGYFAPRVKSFLMKSGASPELAEECTQEVMATLWNKAHLFDPTKASVSTWIFTIARNRNIDMLRKQRRPEPEDLPWGPEAEPEQAEALGLQQETEQLGEAISKLPPEQRKLIEKAYFGDLSHSEIAAETGLPLGTIKSRIRLALDRLRHAMT, encoded by the coding sequence ATGTTGAACGAAACACAAGTGTTGCCGAAAACGGATGCATCGCGTCAGGTTTCAGCCTATAACGGGTTGAAAGCGCGAGGTTTTCGCAAGCCGGGGGCACAGAAGGTGACGATTGAAGAAACGTCGAAGCGCAAGGCCTGGATCATCCAGGTCGAAGCGGTCCGCGATCACAAAGATAAAGCAGCTTTTGCTGAAATCTTTGGTTATTTCGCCCCGCGCGTGAAGTCGTTTTTGATGAAATCAGGGGCCAGCCCGGAGCTGGCAGAGGAGTGTACGCAAGAGGTCATGGCGACCTTATGGAACAAGGCCCATTTGTTCGACCCGACGAAGGCGAGCGTATCTACATGGATATTCACCATCGCCCGGAACCGGAACATCGACATGCTGCGCAAACAGCGCCGGCCTGAACCAGAAGATTTGCCATGGGGCCCCGAGGCCGAACCGGAACAGGCCGAGGCGCTGGGCTTGCAACAAGAAACGGAACAACTGGGCGAGGCGATTTCAAAATTGCCCCCTGAGCAACGGAAACTGATTGAGAAGGCCTATTTCGGCGATCTCAGCCATAGCGAAATCGCAGCTGAGACCGGACTGCCATTGGGCACGATCAAATCGCGAATAAGACTGGCGCTGGACCGCTTGCGCCACGCAATGACATGA